In Rutidosis leptorrhynchoides isolate AG116_Rl617_1_P2 chromosome 2, CSIRO_AGI_Rlap_v1, whole genome shotgun sequence, one genomic interval encodes:
- the LOC139890650 gene encoding PTI1-like tyrosine-protein kinase At3g15890, producing the protein MGSSFSCCDSEKLDEGVPSGNGHSPWRIFTFKELHTATNGFSEDNKLGEGGFGSVYWGKTSDGLQIAVKQLKSMNSKAEMEFAVEVEVLGRVRHKNLLGLRGYCASADQRLIVYDYMPNLSLLSHLHGQFASEVQLDWKKRIKVAIGSAEGLLYLHHEVTPHIIHRDIKASNVLLDSNFEPLVADFGFAKLIPDGVSHMTTRVKGTLGYLAPEYAMWGKVSESCDVYSFGILLLELVTGRKPIEKLPGGVKRTITEWAEPYIEKGRFRDLADPKLRGNFDEDQLKQFINAAALCVQSEPERRPNMKEVVGLLKGNEPKGKVSPFRLKSVKYGDDLVAMDQASDDDDDDDDDEYDDDDDGRKGAEYDDSDAYGVFGAMSNVQKMQDPYKRYADRMGKKG; encoded by the exons ATGGGTTCCTCTTTCAGTTGTTGTGATTCAGAGAAGCTTGATGAAGG GGTTCCATCAGGAAATGGTCATTCTCCATGGCGAATATTTACGTTCAAAGAGTTGCATACAGCCACTAATGGTTTTAGTGAAGATAACAAACTCGGAGAAGGTGGGTTTGGTAGCGTTTACTGGGGTAAAACGTCCGATGGTCTTCAG ATAGCAGTGAAGCAATTGAAATCAATGAATTCTAAAGCTGAGATGGAATTTGCGGTCGAAGTCGAGGTTCTTGGAAGGGTACGGCACAAGAATCTGTTAGGATTGAGAGGTTATTGTGCTTCGGCTGATCAACGACTTATAGTCTATGATTACATGCCTAATCTAAGTCTATTATCTCACCTCCATGGCCAATTTGCTTCTGAAGTTCAACTTGATTGGAAGAAGAGAATCAAAGTTGCTATTGGTTCTGCTGAAGGACTACT GTACTTGCACCATGAAGTTACTCCCCACATTATCCACAGGGACATTAAGGCCAGCAACGTCCTACTAGACTCGAACTTCGAACCATTAGTTGCTGATTTTGGGTTTGCCAAACTAATTCCAGATGGTGTTAGCCACATGACAACTAGGGTCAAAGGCACCCTAGGTTACCTAGCCCCTGAATACGCCATGTGGGGTAAAGTATCCGAAAGCTGTGATGTTTACAGCTTTGGGATTCTTTTACTTGAACTTGTAACAGGACGAAAACCAATTGAGAAACTTCCTGGTGGTGTTAAAAGAACCATAACCGAATGGGCTGAACCGTACATAGAAAAAGGAAGGTTTCGAGACCTTGCTGACCCAAAATTAAGAGGCAACTTTGATGAGGATCAGTTGAAACAGTTCATAAATGCGGCTGCACTTTGCGTGCAAAGTGAGCCTGAACGGAGGCCTAATATGAAGGAAGTTGTGGGACTGCTTAAAGGGAATGAACCTAAAGGGAAGGTGAGTCCATTTAGATTGAAAAGTGTTAAATATGGTGATGATCTTGTGGCTATGGATCAagctagtgatgatgatgatgatgatgatgatgatgagtatgatgatgatgatgatggtagaaAGGGTGCTGAGTATGATGATAGTGACGCTTATGGAGTGTTTGGTGCCATGAGTAATGTGCAGAAGATGCAGGATCCTTACAAGAGGTATGCAGATAGAATGGGGAAAAAAGGTTGA